One Siniperca chuatsi isolate FFG_IHB_CAS linkage group LG8, ASM2008510v1, whole genome shotgun sequence DNA segment encodes these proteins:
- the LOC122879927 gene encoding LOW QUALITY PROTEIN: centrosome and spindle pole-associated protein 1-like (The sequence of the model RefSeq protein was modified relative to this genomic sequence to represent the inferred CDS: inserted 2 bases in 1 codon) has product MDDELENFIRERKARVAEDKASLEQDPPYMEIKAKPHRGYESAVKENIPPKSIAQGKEESCGVGLPLGVEYERKKQRLQHELRMDYRRYMAQKKHFDPSEPGPLIHLDNRRSVKQHLLEDQAGALPKQRPPSRRDAATLTEDSRGFHRALRLAEVKTLCPEEDEEQSSVLPRYRDRLGKPADQESEEEGFKEELELIEGRRRRHTGAEASYEKRRPNKTADGREKRENPESAAREGRRSRALNKNEDAEFATGLIIGAADTEDVLQRRKMRYRQELQEQIAEQHRNKKREKDLELKVAATGANDPEKQPDRIRQFGLCRREDHQVLEPSATGESETSSRRLPDNAKIGVRGGEMLPPEQPHVAFQSPMLEYSSALGLGGGGLSPNSQPAAPSFPRAMDTPRIPLFLPHPPSTLSEAYRSPYGEPHHYYGTRNLLDPNMAYYGHLSVPGAGPPMSYWNVPPGGAVPSQFGNHSPHSQHSGSSFPEPPIQPSNEAATVDSQVRVFPPERSRSTRERILSYREALKQQIQEQQERRCLEREEMERYEAQLEVDMKNHQPWGRGGGGAPLRDSTGNLIADLNQMHKLNEEAYSNPEQWQKRATAAMTARRAELPDPNERVSGFTHVQTPQFARGNVFANQPTQQQLHEQDKYKAYLKQQIEEKMRKKTEERERTRLEEEKEEKRLVEQRARIQREYEEEQERKKRKEMEQKAKNEELIQLAEQKKKEVERKKAEAEEKENAVLRRQYERERQARVEEVHREPSPPIPTLQKKHGLHQYTPXAPTVDSQHSTAPPSERSLSGLQSPPVPACRNQLRAAGDQHNVFSELSALRRQLRSEQKRLEGRLQQGDWEESDSPLSDRHRERPLVDVFDMARLRLQAPVRRPNSRNLLRIHDSLKLKYTDGESRLGFSEVPKLEEVGVASSSRRRDYRDPYHQLSSQRSTVQDDYFDLSPPQQNDYLRSVMGGSARGSLLESESAFIDPLGDAFPVPCTPELEKTPLLSARERRRLAKQSQRPQDRAASSPPFGPHDDDSAHTGNRLQQEVEPSGEGRSRDRTGRLMALSRHGNTARPLDLSDDDSSPPRFSHHNLNHQRSVETVGTDRWMRPGTSDTLKCLDRPSRRERLTM; this is encoded by the exons ATGGATGACGAGCTGGAGAACTTCATCAGGGAGCGGAAGGCCAGAGTGGCTGAGGATAAAGCCAGTTTAGAACAAGACCCTCCCTACATGGAAATAAAG GCAAAACCCCACAGAGGGTATGAATCCGCTGTTAAGGAGAACATCCCTCCCAAGTCCATCGCACAGGGGAAAG AGGAGAGCTGCGGTGTAGGTCTACCCCTCGGTGTAGAGTATGAGCGGAAGAAACAGAGGCTGCAGCATGAGCTCCGTATGGACTACAGGCGCTACATGGCTCAG aAAAAACACTTTGACCCTTCCGAGCCTGGACCATTAATTCACCTTGATAACAGGAGGTCTGTCAAG CAGCACCTGCTTGAAGACCAGGCAGGTGCTCTTCCCAAACAGCGACCCCCGTCACGTAGAGATGCAGCCACTCTAACAGAGGACAGTAGGGGGTTTCACAGGGCTTTGCGCCTCGCTGAGGTTAAGACCCTCTGCCCcgaggaggatgaggagcagTCGTCGGTACTTCCCAGGTATCGTGACCGCCTGGGGAAACCAGCGGACcaggagtcagaggaggagggcTTCAAGGAGGAGCTGGAGCTGATAGAAGGCAGGAGGCGCAGACATACAGGGGCTGAGGCCAGTTATGAGAAAAGACGACCCAATAAGACGGCAGATGGCAG GGAGAAGAGGGAGAATCCAGAAAGTGCTGCCAGAGAAGGCAGGAGATCGAGAGCACTGAACAAAAATGAGGATGCTGAGTTTGCCACTGGCCTTATAATAG GGGCAGCTGATACAGAAGATGTAttacagaggaggaagatgcgCTACAGACAAGAGCTGCAGGAGCAGATAGCTGAACAGCACAGGAACAAGAAGAG GGAGAAAGATTTGGAGCTGAAAGTTGCTGCGACGGGGGCAAATGATCCTGAGAAACAG CCGGACCGAATCAGACAATTTGGACTGTGCAGAAGAGAAGATCATCAGGTTTTGGAGCCTTCAGCAACAGGAGAAAGTGAAACATCGTCCAGACGTCTACCTGATAATGCGAAGATAGGTGTTAGAGGCGGAGAGATGCTTCCTCCTGAGCAGCCCCATGTGGCCTTCCAGTCCCCAATGCTGGAGTACAGCTCTGCCCTGGGGCTGGGGGGAGGAGGCCTGTCTCCCAACAGCCAGCCTGCTGCCCCCTCCTTCCCCAGAGCCATGGACACTCCCAG AATCCCCTTGttccttcctcatcctccttcaACTCTCAGTGAAGCCTACAGGAGCCCGTATGGAGAGCCTCATCATTACTATGGCACCAGGAACCTGCTTGACCCAAACATGGCCTACT ATGGTCACTTGTCTGTTCCTGGTGCTGGCCCTCCCATGTCCTACTGGAACGTACCACCGGGGGGAGCTGTGCCCAGCCAGTTTGGTAACCACAGCCCTCACAGCCAGCACAGTGGAAGCAGCTTCCCTGAGCCTCCAATACA GCCTAGCAATGAGGCTGCTACTGTGGACTCGCAAGTCAGGGTTTTCCCTCCAGAGAGATCCAGATCAACCAGGGAGAGGATTTTGAGCTACAGGGAGGCTTTGAAACAACag ATCCAGGAGCAACAGGAACGGAGGTGTctggagagggaggagatggaGCGTTACGAGGCCCAGCTGGAGGTCGACATGAAGAACCACCAGCCCTGGGGtcgaggtggaggaggagcccCACTCAGAGACAGCACTGGAAACCTTATCG CTGACCTCAACCAGATGCACAAGCTGAATGAGGAGGCCTACAGCAACCCGGAGCAGTGGCAGAAGAGAGCCACGGCTGCCATGACCGCCCGCCGGGCAGAGCTCCCTGACCCCAATGAGAGGGTCTCTG GTTTCACCCATGTCCAAACCCCCCAGTTTGCCAGAGGCAATGTGTTTGCCAACCAGCCCACCCAACAACAGCTCCATGAGCAGGACAAGTACAAAGCTTACCTTAAACAGCAG ATTGAGGAGAAAATGCGTAAAAAAACGGAGGAGAGGGAACGGACAagactggaggaggagaaagaggagaagaggctGGTGGAGCAGAGGGCTCGCATCCAGAGGGAGTATGAGGAAGaacaagagaggaagaaacGAAAGGAAATGGAG caAAAGGCCAAGAATGAAGAGCTGATTCAGCTGGctgaacagaagaagaaggaagtggagaggaagaaggcGGAAGCGGAAGAGAAGGAGAACGCAGTACTGAGGAGGCAGtatgagagggagaggcaggCTCGGGTAGAGGAG GTCCACAGGGAGCCCTCGCCTCCAATCCCCACTCTGCAGAAGAAACATGGGCTACACCAGTACACCCC GGCCCCCACTGTTGATAGCCAGCATTCTACTGCCCCCCCGTCT GAGCGCTCTTTGTCTGGTCTCCAGTCCCCTCCTGTCCCTGCTTGCAGGAATCAGCTCCGAGCTGCAG gtgacCAGCACAATGTGTTCAGTGAGCTGTCAGCGTTGCGTCGGCAGCTTCGCAGTGAACAGAAACGGCTGGAGGGTCGTCTGCAGCAGGGCGACTGGGAGGAATCAGACTCTCCTCTGAGTGACAG ACATCGGGAGCGTCCCCTGGTGGACGTGTTTGATATGGCCAGGCTGCGGCTCCAGGCTCCGGTCCGAAGGCCGAACTCCAGAAACCTGCTGCGAATCCATGACTCCCTTAAGCTCAAATACACAG ACGGTGAGTCTAGGCTGGGCTTCAGTGAGGTCCCTAAGCTGGAGGAAGTGGGTgtggccagcagcagcaggaggcgGGACTACAGGGATCCATATCACCAGCTCAGCAGCCAGAGGTCTACCGTCCAGGATG ACTATTTTGACCTGTCCCCACCACAGCAAAATGACTATCTG AGGAGTGTGATGGGGGGGTCTGCAAGAGGTTCTCTGCTGGAGTCAGAAAGTGCTTTCATTG ACCCCCTAGGCGATGCCTTTCCAGTGCCGTGCACCCCCGAGCTTGAGAAGACCCCTCTGCTGTCGgccagggagaggaggaggctggcCAAACAGTCACAGCGTCCCCAG GATCGTGCTGCTTCCAGCCCGCCCTTTGGCCCACATGATGACGACTCTGCCCACACAGGTAACAGACTGCAGCAGGAAGTAGAGCCCAGCGGTGAGGGGAGGAGCCGGGACAGGACAGGTCGACTCATGGCTCTTAGTCGCCATGGCAACACAGCCA GGCCACTGGATCTGTCTGATGACGACTCCTCCCCTCCCCGGTTTTCTCATCACAATCTCAACCATCAAAGGTCCGTAGAAACCGTCGGCACGGATCGCTGGATGCGGCCAGGAACATCGGACACGCTGAAATGTTTGGACCGACCATCAAGAAGGGAGCGGTTGACGATGTAG